One Simonsiella muelleri ATCC 29453 DNA window includes the following coding sequences:
- a CDS encoding lysozyme, with product MRISDKGVAIIKQFEGYRLEPYLDTGGVPTIGYGCTRYENGAVVQLSDLPINQLRANELLAHRLVEFESGVSGSLKVSVSQNQFDALVSFAFNVGVGNLKSSTLLQKLNAGDDVGAAAEFSRWYFDNKKPLKGLLRRRAAEMQLFLKD from the coding sequence ATGAGAATCAGTGATAAAGGGGTGGCAATCATCAAGCAATTTGAGGGATATCGCCTTGAACCGTATCTTGATACAGGGGGCGTACCAACAATCGGCTATGGCTGTACGCGTTATGAAAATGGTGCGGTGGTACAGTTGTCGGATTTACCGATTAATCAGCTACGCGCTAATGAGTTGCTGGCGCATCGTTTGGTGGAATTTGAAAGCGGTGTTTCAGGTAGCCTGAAAGTGTCGGTGTCGCAAAATCAGTTTGATGCACTGGTATCATTTGCGTTTAATGTGGGCGTGGGAAATTTGAAATCATCTACGCTGCTGCAAAAGTTGAATGCTGGCGATGATGTTGGCGCGGCTGCTGAATTTTCGCGCTGGTATTTTGACAACAAAAAGCCATTAAAGGGATTGCTACGCAGACGTGCGGCTGAAATGCAATTGTTTTTAAAAGATTAA
- a CDS encoding D-Ala-D-Ala carboxypeptidase family metallohydrolase, producing MENLETLENQEIELTKTELQECDSHELACDNLTKAAMIAPEIQSIPAPIAAKNPEDWVTENFTWREFLHSQTAERLGLKNEPTASEKQNIQAVAQWLEKLRALLAEKYGRIIPIRITSGFRSQAVNRAVHGAPTSAHRFGNAADIQAVGLSIKQLAYDIFEFIQSGKLPKLDQLIREMPRHGGQWVHIGLKNHNGAVRNQILLYEWKASAAKNAYISVAALKKVETNLA from the coding sequence ATGGAAAATTTAGAAACACTTGAAAATCAAGAAATTGAATTAACAAAAACAGAATTGCAAGAATGTGATTCTCATGAATTGGCTTGCGATAATTTAACGAAAGCAGCAATGATTGCGCCTGAAATTCAGTCCATTCCTGCGCCAATTGCAGCAAAAAATCCTGAAGATTGGGTTACCGAAAATTTCACGTGGCGTGAATTTTTGCACTCCCAAACAGCCGAACGGCTTGGATTGAAAAATGAACCCACAGCATCAGAAAAACAGAACATTCAAGCAGTGGCACAATGGCTTGAAAAACTTCGCGCGTTGTTGGCTGAAAAATATGGGCGCATTATTCCGATTCGCATTACTTCAGGCTTCCGCTCTCAAGCAGTCAATCGCGCGGTTCACGGTGCGCCAACTTCCGCGCATCGTTTTGGCAATGCTGCCGATATTCAAGCAGTTGGCTTGTCAATTAAACAGTTGGCTTATGATATTTTTGAATTCATTCAAAGTGGTAAGCTGCCAAAATTAGACCAGTTAATCCGTGAAATGCCACGTCATGGTGGGCAATGGGTACATATCGGTTTAAAAAATCATAACGGTGCGGTGCGCAATCAAATTCTATTGTATGAATGGAAAGCAAGCGCAGCTAAAAATGCATATATCTCTGTTGCCGCGTTGAAAAAGGTTGAGACCAATTTAGCTTAA
- a CDS encoding SLC45 family MFS transporter codes for MSDTSKQSQGLPTLPNSTIWMMSLGFLGVQTAFTLQSSQMSRIFQTLGADPHSLGWFFILPPLAGMVVQPIVGHYSDRTWLPKLGGRRLPYLVYGTIIALIAMILMPNSGSFGFGYASMAALMFGALMIALLDVSSNMAMQPFKMMVGDMVNDDQKSHAYGIQSFLANTGGIVASILPWLFAIIGLSNVADKGEVPATVKIAFYVGAALLVLTSALTIFKVKEYDPETYARYHNIDVNANHEKANWIDLLKNAPKAFWTVSLTQFFCWFAFQYLWTYSAGAIAANVWQTTDPSSAAYQDAGNWYGVLAAVQSIAAVICSYVLAKVPNQYHKHGYFICLALGVLGLTSIAFVSNQYILILSFIFIGISWAGILTYPLTIVSNALSGKHMGTYLGLFNGSICLPQIVASVLGFALYPMLGGQQANMFFVAGLMLLLGAFSVFLIKETHANQQ; via the coding sequence ATGTCCGATACTTCAAAACAATCTCAAGGTTTACCCACACTTCCCAATAGCACCATTTGGATGATGAGTTTAGGCTTTTTGGGCGTTCAGACGGCGTTCACGCTGCAAAGTTCGCAAATGAGCCGCATTTTCCAAACGTTGGGCGCAGACCCACACAGTTTGGGTTGGTTTTTCATTTTACCGCCACTCGCAGGCATGGTGGTGCAACCGATTGTCGGTCATTATTCTGACCGTACTTGGTTACCGAAATTAGGCGGTCGCCGTTTGCCATATTTGGTTTACGGGACGATTATCGCGTTGATTGCGATGATTTTGATGCCGAATTCAGGCAGCTTCGGATTTGGTTACGCGTCTATGGCGGCGTTGATGTTTGGTGCGTTGATGATTGCGTTGCTGGACGTGTCGTCTAATATGGCGATGCAACCATTTAAAATGATGGTTGGCGACATGGTCAATGACGACCAAAAAAGCCATGCGTACGGCATTCAAAGTTTTCTGGCGAACACGGGCGGGATTGTTGCATCTATTTTGCCATGGTTGTTTGCGATTATTGGGTTGAGCAACGTAGCGGACAAAGGCGAAGTGCCTGCGACCGTAAAAATTGCGTTTTATGTGGGTGCGGCGTTGCTTGTGTTGACAAGCGCATTAACCATTTTTAAAGTCAAAGAATATGACCCCGAAACTTATGCGCGTTACCACAACATTGACGTAAACGCCAATCACGAAAAAGCCAACTGGATTGATTTGCTGAAAAACGCGCCCAAAGCCTTTTGGACGGTTTCACTGACGCAATTTTTCTGTTGGTTTGCGTTCCAATATTTGTGGACGTATTCGGCTGGTGCGATTGCGGCAAATGTGTGGCAAACCACCGACCCATCTTCTGCCGCTTACCAAGATGCTGGTAACTGGTATGGCGTGTTAGCGGCGGTGCAATCTATCGCGGCGGTGATTTGCTCGTATGTTTTGGCGAAAGTGCCGAACCAATATCATAAACATGGTTACTTCATTTGCTTGGCATTGGGCGTATTGGGTTTAACATCTATTGCGTTTGTGAGTAATCAATATATTTTGATTCTATCGTTTATTTTTATTGGAATTTCGTGGGCTGGGATTTTGACTTATCCTCTGACAATCGTGTCTAACGCCTTATCTGGCAAACACATGGGGACGTATTTGGGCTTGTTTAACGGTTCAATTTGTCTGCCGCAAATTGTGGCTTCGGTGTTGGGTTTTGCGTTGTATCCGATGCTCGGCGGGCAACAAGCGAATATGTTTTTTGTAGCAGGTTTGATGTTGTTATTGGGCGCGTTTTCGGTATTTTTGATTAAAGAAACACACGCAAATCAACAATAA
- a CDS encoding carboxymuconolactone decarboxylase family protein gives MARLPIHTVETAPEAAKARVQAALDANGFLPNLIGVLANSPEALAFYQEVGKLNGATSLTAGEREVVQIIAARRNECGFCVAGHTKLATLKQLLSEQAIKASRAVNPAEFDDAKLSALANFTIAVMENKGAVSDAQLKAFLDAGYTQQQSVEVVLGVALATLCNYTNNLAKTEINPELQQFA, from the coding sequence ATGGCTCGTTTACCCATTCACACTGTAGAAACCGCCCCAGAAGCCGCTAAAGCACGCGTTCAGGCTGCCTTAGATGCCAACGGCTTTTTGCCAAACTTGATTGGTGTGTTGGCCAATTCGCCTGAAGCATTGGCGTTTTACCAAGAAGTCGGCAAATTAAATGGCGCAACCAGTTTAACGGCAGGTGAGCGCGAAGTGGTACAAATCATTGCTGCTCGCCGCAACGAATGTGGTTTTTGTGTGGCTGGTCATACCAAATTGGCAACATTGAAACAATTATTGTCAGAACAAGCTATTAAGGCATCACGTGCCGTTAATCCCGCTGAATTTGATGATGCCAAATTAAGCGCGTTGGCAAACTTTACCATTGCTGTGATGGAAAACAAAGGCGCGGTTTCGGACGCTCAATTGAAAGCATTTTTAGACGCAGGTTACACACAACAACAATCGGTTGAAGTGGTATTGGGCGTGGCGTTGGCAACTTTATGCAACTACACCAATAATTTAGCCAAAACCGAAATCAATCCTGAATTGCAACAATTTGCTTAA
- a CDS encoding acyl-CoA dehydrogenase family protein, protein MSQQTLLNQIAELTECQLAPIVQDIDQKGIYPEQFMLNLGKIGGYQSVGTVEEGGNGLGLTTQILAIREVGKVCGATAFSVWCQSACGWYLHQSKNETVKSRYLADVLQGKVLAGTGMSNTVKHLAGIEEHNLKAEKVDGGYRVHGVLPWVSNLGDTHIWANTAAVDGGYVMFITGAQRDGVTLNPCPEFCALEGTRTFALKFDNVFVPHEDVLAEPAEFENYIKSIKAGFILLQIGIGAGIIDGCLKEIELANVSNGEVNFYLDNQIDELETRFQAALAKTAKLGDAAWQNQASVLETLQTRLAAAELCLDAAQSAALHAGAKGYLMRSAVQRRVREAMFVAIVTPSIKHLRKEIADLEFIGEFSI, encoded by the coding sequence ATGTCGCAACAAACTTTATTAAACCAAATCGCTGAATTAACGGAATGCCAACTCGCACCTATTGTGCAAGACATTGACCAAAAAGGTATTTATCCTGAACAATTTATGTTGAATTTGGGCAAAATCGGGGGCTACCAATCGGTTGGCACAGTGGAAGAGGGTGGCAATGGTTTGGGTTTGACCACACAAATTTTAGCGATTCGTGAAGTTGGTAAAGTGTGTGGCGCAACCGCGTTTTCTGTGTGGTGTCAATCGGCTTGCGGCTGGTACTTGCATCAAAGTAAAAATGAAACCGTTAAATCACGCTATTTGGCGGACGTATTACAAGGTAAAGTGTTGGCTGGCACGGGAATGTCAAATACTGTCAAACACTTAGCTGGAATTGAAGAACATAATTTGAAAGCTGAAAAAGTAGATGGTGGCTACCGTGTTCATGGTGTGTTGCCGTGGGTGTCCAATTTGGGCGATACGCATATTTGGGCGAATACGGCGGCGGTGGACGGCGGTTATGTGATGTTTATTACGGGGGCGCAGCGCGATGGCGTTACGCTGAATCCTTGCCCTGAATTTTGTGCTTTGGAAGGCACGCGTACCTTTGCGTTGAAATTTGACAACGTGTTTGTGCCACATGAAGACGTATTGGCTGAACCTGCCGAGTTTGAGAACTATATTAAATCCATCAAAGCGGGTTTTATTTTGCTGCAAATTGGTATTGGTGCGGGGATTATTGATGGCTGCCTGAAAGAAATTGAGTTGGCAAATGTCAGCAATGGCGAAGTAAATTTTTATTTGGATAATCAAATTGATGAGTTAGAAACTCGTTTTCAGGCTGCCTTAGCGAAAACGGCAAAATTGGGCGATGCAGCGTGGCAAAATCAAGCCAGTGTGTTGGAAACTTTGCAAACGCGTTTGGCGGCGGCTGAATTGTGCTTAGACGCGGCACAATCTGCGGCTTTGCATGCTGGAGCAAAAGGTTATTTGATGCGTAGTGCTGTGCAACGTCGTGTTCGTGAAGCGATGTTTGTGGCTATTGTTACCCCTTCAATCAAACATTTACGTAAAGAAATTGCTGATTTGGAATTTATTGGAGAATTTTCTATTTAG